The sequence GCGTCGAGGAACATCTCGAAGGTTGCGCCGTCGAACACGTCCTCAGACGGGTGAATTTCGTAGCCGACATCGACGCCATTGTCCTCATAGACATCGAGGATCGGCTTCCAGCGTTTGCCGAGTTCGCCAAAGGCCTCCTCGATCAGTCCGGCCGGCCGCTGCGGGAAGGGATAGAGGTAAGGGAAAGCCAGCGAGCCCGTGAACGACACCGAAGCATTCAGCCCGAGATTGCGCGATGCCTTGGCGCCGAACTTCATCTGCTCGACCGCCCATTTCTGCCGCGCCTTCGGATTGTTGTGGACCGAGGCCGGCGCGAAGCCATCCATCTGGGCGTCATAGGCAGGGTGCACCGCCACCAACTGCCCCTGCAGATGCGTCGACAATTCCGTGATCTCGACGCCGGCATCGGCACAGATGCCCTTCACCTCGTCGCAATAGGCCTTGGAAGAGGCTGCTTTCTTGAGATCGAACAGGCGCGCGTCCCAGGTCGGGATCTGCACGCCTTTATAACCGAGACCGGCGGCCCATTTGGTGATCGAGGCCAGCGAATTGAATGGCGCTGCATCACCCGCGAACTGCGCCAGAAACAGTCCAGGGCCCTTCATTGTCGTCGGCATCGGCATCCTCCCTCATTGTGTCGCGACCAAGCATAGCGCCGATTGGAAGCAGGGCCAGCCATTTTGGTCTTTTCGCACCGGGCGCTTTGCAGGCACTGCCATTCTGGTATTACCAAATAGCGGAATTTGGTCAAGCCTCGCAATGCATCTTCAAAGCCCTCGGCATAACAGAAATATCGACATATATCGCAATACAATCAATGGAATAATTCGCACAAAAAGTTGCGCTGCCGCACTTCTTGCCGTTCCCTGGAATTTGCTGTAGACCTCACTTCAGGCCCAATTGGTCGAACCAGTTTGCGAGAAAAAGGCTGGGGATGCCTTGGGGAGGAACCCTTGCGTCGTCTTTCGGCGATGCATGTCGCAGGCAAACCATACGGACGAATTTGGGAAGGACAGACCATGCATCTTTCGACGCACAACTGGATGCGCGCGGAGCCGTTGGAGGTGACGCTGAAGCGCATCAAGAAATTCGGCTATGAGTCGATCGAGATTTCCGGTGAGCCCGAGCAGTACAAGACCAAGGAGACGCGGGCACTTCTGAAGGAGCATGGCATCCGTTGCTGGGGCGCGGTGACCTTGATGCTGGGCGAACGCAACCTTGCCGCCAAGAACCAGGGACAGCGCGAGCGCTCGGTGCAGTATGTCAAGGACGTGCTGACCATGGTCAGCGAACTCGATGGTGAGATTATCACCCTGGTTCCGGCGACCGTCGGCAAGGTGGTGCCGGATGGTACCGAGGAAGAGGAATGGAAGTGGGTGGTCGACGCGACCCGCGAATGCTTCACCCACGCCAAGAAGGTTGGCGTCAA is a genomic window of Mesorhizobium huakuii containing:
- a CDS encoding sugar phosphate isomerase/epimerase family protein produces the protein MPTTMKGPGLFLAQFAGDAAPFNSLASITKWAAGLGYKGVQIPTWDARLFDLKKAASSKAYCDEVKGICADAGVEITELSTHLQGQLVAVHPAYDAQMDGFAPASVHNNPKARQKWAVEQMKFGAKASRNLGLNASVSFTGSLAFPYLYPFPQRPAGLIEEAFGELGKRWKPILDVYEDNGVDVGYEIHPSEDVFDGATFEMFLDAVGGHKRCNINYDPSHFLLQQLDYLEFIDIYHERIKAFHVKDAEFNPTGRQGVYSGYQSWTNRAGRFRSLGDGQVDFGGIFSKLTQYNYDSWAVLEWECCLKHPEDGAAEGAPFIQHHIIRVTERAFDDFASGTTDKKLLRAMMGI